From a single Streptomyces sp. 1331.2 genomic region:
- a CDS encoding ATP-grasp domain-containing protein, which produces MHQVPYRKIDYHLGLDHEAHDVTYFGTADSIAEIPEPLRCGRVVLDGPDGLAEQIIARTRREDGWEQVLALSEFGILEAAAIREHLGIPGPERADLELIRDKVAMKQALVDADVRHPRFVAAPPALGRLPWTGRTVVKPRLGASSDGVTVHATAEEAVAHHRGLPDREAYQLEEYVEGELLHADGLVTDGRVSDLVVSRYVGKPVDFAAGAPIATGQLPPDPRHTAFTEQVVEALRIAAGCIHLEFFETAAGELVFLEVANRLGGGGIVTSHLRHTGVHLARHEIAIRLGLPRPDRLAPSGRYHGFAIFPGHRLDPSRPWRTEVPEHLREHPALDRLHLLDDPGTDPEGGSARITYQEWQVPAFIEASHPDPDELARFLADCTRSIRVSQPEPAHTPGGPRP; this is translated from the coding sequence ATGCATCAGGTCCCGTACCGCAAGATCGACTACCACCTGGGGCTCGACCACGAGGCCCACGACGTCACGTACTTCGGGACGGCCGACTCGATCGCGGAGATCCCGGAGCCGCTGCGCTGCGGGCGGGTGGTCCTCGACGGTCCGGACGGGCTCGCCGAGCAGATCATCGCCCGCACCCGCCGCGAGGACGGGTGGGAACAGGTCCTGGCCCTCTCGGAGTTCGGGATCCTGGAGGCCGCGGCGATCCGCGAGCACCTCGGCATCCCGGGCCCCGAGCGGGCCGACCTGGAACTGATCCGCGACAAGGTCGCGATGAAGCAGGCGCTGGTCGACGCCGACGTGCGGCACCCCCGGTTCGTGGCGGCACCCCCGGCCTTGGGCCGGCTGCCGTGGACCGGCCGTACGGTCGTCAAGCCGCGGCTGGGCGCCTCCAGCGACGGGGTCACCGTCCACGCCACGGCCGAGGAGGCCGTCGCCCACCACCGCGGCCTGCCCGACCGGGAGGCCTACCAGCTGGAGGAGTACGTCGAGGGCGAACTCCTGCACGCCGACGGGCTGGTGACCGACGGGCGGGTGAGCGACCTGGTGGTCAGCCGGTACGTCGGCAAGCCCGTCGACTTCGCCGCCGGCGCCCCCATCGCCACCGGACAGCTACCGCCCGACCCGCGCCACACCGCCTTCACCGAGCAGGTGGTCGAAGCGCTCCGGATCGCAGCCGGCTGCATCCACCTGGAGTTCTTCGAGACGGCCGCCGGGGAGCTGGTCTTCCTGGAGGTCGCCAACCGGCTCGGCGGCGGTGGCATCGTCACCTCCCACCTGCGGCACACCGGGGTCCACCTGGCCCGGCACGAGATCGCGATCCGGCTCGGCCTGCCGCGCCCGGACCGCCTTGCGCCGAGCGGGCGCTACCACGGCTTCGCCATCTTCCCCGGGCACCGGCTGGACCCCTCCCGGCCCTGGCGGACCGAGGTGCCCGAGCACCTGCGCGAGCACCCGGCGCTGGACCGGCTGCACCTGCTCGACGACCCCGGCACCGACCCGGAGGGCGGCTCCGCCCGGATCACCTACCAGGAGTGGCAGGTCCCCGCCTTCATCGAGGCCTCCCACCCCGACCCCGACGAACTCGCCCGTTTCCTCGCGGACTGCACCCGTTCCATCCGGGTGAGCCAGCCCGAGCCCGCCCACACCCCAGGAGGTCCCAGGCCGTGA
- a CDS encoding 3-oxoacyl-ACP synthase III family protein — MSAIADFAVRYPAGRVDVHDLHAASGVPLADILAVTHAEGFPGLGEEEASWELARDAARAVLERTGIAPERIGTVLYAGSGEWDHPFWSPAAKVAHALGIERAHCFEVGNFCNAGATALQIAGDRLDAQGPDPDQGYALVLIADRLSRLVDRSDPASLDLFNFGDAAAAVLLTAGPGSFTLAHSAMRTDGSWADYYRGEHRPEGVVIRQEPHRRGLADAYVENFRTLVDETLRALGAKIDDVAQLLINHGDRWMHQRLLATLGLPEEKSVFAYDRQGHMGGADTLIALRELVDQDRVHDGDLILLATSAMGFTWGITALECRL; from the coding sequence GTGAGCGCCATCGCCGACTTCGCGGTCCGGTACCCCGCGGGGCGGGTCGACGTGCACGACCTGCACGCCGCCTCCGGGGTGCCGTTGGCCGACATCCTCGCCGTCACCCACGCCGAGGGGTTCCCCGGGCTGGGCGAGGAGGAGGCCTCCTGGGAGCTGGCGCGGGACGCGGCCCGCGCCGTCCTGGAGCGCACCGGGATCGCCCCGGAGCGGATCGGCACCGTCCTGTACGCCGGCTCGGGGGAGTGGGACCACCCGTTCTGGTCCCCGGCCGCCAAGGTCGCGCACGCACTGGGCATCGAGCGGGCGCACTGCTTCGAGGTCGGCAACTTCTGCAACGCGGGTGCCACCGCGCTGCAGATAGCGGGCGACCGGCTCGACGCGCAGGGACCGGACCCGGACCAGGGTTACGCCCTGGTGCTGATCGCCGACCGGCTCAGCCGCCTGGTCGACCGCTCCGACCCCGCCAGCCTGGACCTGTTCAACTTCGGCGACGCGGCGGCCGCGGTCCTGCTCACCGCCGGGCCCGGGTCCTTCACCCTCGCGCACTCCGCCATGCGCACCGACGGCAGCTGGGCCGACTACTACCGCGGGGAGCACCGCCCCGAGGGCGTGGTGATCCGCCAGGAGCCCCACCGGCGCGGTCTGGCGGACGCCTACGTGGAGAACTTCCGCACCCTGGTGGACGAGACCCTTCGGGCGCTCGGCGCCAAGATCGACGACGTCGCCCAGCTGCTGATCAACCACGGCGACCGGTGGATGCACCAGCGGCTGCTGGCCACCCTCGGCCTGCCCGAGGAGAAGTCGGTGTTCGCCTACGACCGGCAGGGCCACATGGGCGGCGCGGACACCCTCATCGCGCTGCGCGAGCTGGTGGACCAGGACCGGGTGCACGACGGCGACCTGATCCTGCTGGCCACCAGCGCGATGGGGTTCACCTGGGGGATCACGGCCCTGGAGTGCAGACTGTGA
- a CDS encoding AfsR/SARP family transcriptional regulator, which yields MGDPRFLLLGPLEVWAGDRRIPLGGRVNEKVLTLLLLAPGQALSVSRIVEGIWGEAAPETATHQVRKAVSSLRTRLPGGKQLIETVGTGYRIAVHDDHLDAMRFAAAVQRAQALLGEDRSDLAAEELRTALDLWRGASLDDHGSAVISAASAALEERRMAALEQLLALRLDSGEGPELVGELRDLVAANPLRERLYGHLMLALYRSGRRADALDVFRSVRRLLREDLGVDPGPELIGLHEAILKDSPDLLAASPAARTAPEPAEPPQQPGAVPRLLPSDLPDFVGRTAELAAVVAAAAEAGRAGGRIVAVDGIGGCGKTSFAIRAAHTITAAFPDGQIFLDLQSHSPGEEPISAHTALDILLRSLGKRPDEIPDDLAGRTGMWRSCLTDRRYLLVLDNVREVGQIRPLLPATAGSIAIVTSRARLVDLDGARWVSLGELSPLESSAFLARTLGPDLVAADLRSANDLAEFCGHLPLALRIASARLLNRPGWTLDRMVRRLADQTRRLDELSSTDRSVEATLRSSYDAMEAPVRTAFRLTAQHPGGALDVHSAAALLGRDLSAADSALESLLDVRFLQLRNDGRYGFHDLVRAFALRLPDADGEAGIALRRLLDHYCQTTDDACARVFPYWRRLDTTFRPESPYLPRFPDHGAALEWLDREHSSLIAVVRRAEQERLDLHAAYLARNLAYHLNLRGYFEDYYEVAKIAVACARRLGDSSLLLLSLSNLAAVCWKVGRLPEGVAAAEEGLAASIAINDAHAEARCRGTLGMLLTTVGAYDAALPHLERSIALGTEAGLQRETAESLTVLSMLHENCGDFRRSVESAQAAVDISRRLHAVEIEVAALTDKAVAHLRCGELAQARACVDQARPLSDESKLPGNVALLLAVCAEVAALSGDEAGAVEPIESALRLAEASRTPVRQAAVANIVGRARFAVRDFEGALKAHRYAYRHASTIGYRIEAARALEGMEAAAAVLDGADRPSPGRIPV from the coding sequence GTGGGCGATCCGCGGTTCCTGCTGTTGGGGCCCTTGGAGGTGTGGGCGGGGGACCGGCGGATTCCGCTCGGCGGCCGGGTGAACGAGAAGGTCCTGACCCTGCTGCTACTGGCTCCGGGACAGGCCCTGTCCGTGTCCCGGATCGTCGAGGGGATCTGGGGCGAGGCCGCACCGGAGACCGCCACCCACCAGGTCCGCAAGGCGGTCTCCAGCCTGCGCACCCGGCTCCCCGGCGGCAAGCAGCTCATCGAGACCGTCGGCACCGGGTACCGCATCGCCGTGCACGACGACCACCTGGACGCGATGCGGTTCGCGGCGGCCGTCCAGCGGGCGCAGGCCCTGCTCGGCGAGGACCGGAGCGACCTGGCGGCGGAGGAACTGCGCACCGCCCTGGACCTGTGGCGCGGCGCCTCCCTCGACGACCACGGGAGCGCGGTGATCTCGGCGGCGTCGGCGGCCCTGGAGGAACGCCGGATGGCCGCCCTCGAACAGCTGCTGGCCCTGCGGCTGGACTCCGGGGAGGGCCCCGAACTCGTCGGCGAACTGCGCGACCTCGTCGCGGCCAACCCGCTGCGGGAACGGCTGTACGGCCACCTGATGCTCGCCCTGTACCGCTCCGGGCGCCGGGCCGACGCGCTCGACGTGTTCCGCTCCGTCCGGCGGCTGCTGCGCGAGGACCTGGGCGTCGACCCGGGCCCGGAGCTGATCGGCCTGCACGAGGCGATCCTGAAGGACAGCCCGGACCTCCTGGCCGCCTCCCCCGCGGCGCGGACGGCGCCCGAGCCGGCCGAGCCCCCGCAGCAGCCCGGCGCCGTTCCCCGCCTGCTCCCGAGCGACCTGCCGGACTTCGTCGGGCGCACCGCGGAGCTGGCGGCGGTCGTGGCGGCCGCCGCCGAGGCCGGACGGGCAGGCGGGCGGATCGTCGCCGTCGACGGCATCGGCGGCTGCGGCAAGACCTCCTTCGCGATCCGGGCCGCCCACACCATCACCGCGGCCTTCCCGGACGGCCAGATCTTCCTGGACCTGCAGAGCCACAGCCCGGGCGAGGAGCCGATCAGCGCCCACACCGCGCTCGACATCCTGCTGCGCTCCCTCGGCAAGCGCCCGGACGAGATCCCCGACGACCTCGCGGGCCGGACCGGCATGTGGCGCAGCTGCCTCACCGACCGCCGCTACCTGCTCGTCCTCGACAACGTGCGGGAGGTCGGCCAGATCCGGCCCCTGCTGCCGGCCACCGCGGGCAGCATCGCGATCGTCACCAGCCGGGCCCGGCTGGTGGACCTCGACGGCGCCCGGTGGGTCTCGCTGGGTGAGCTCTCGCCGCTGGAGAGCTCCGCGTTCCTGGCCCGGACCCTCGGCCCCGACCTGGTCGCCGCCGACCTGCGCAGCGCCAACGACCTCGCCGAGTTCTGCGGCCACCTCCCGCTGGCGCTGCGGATCGCCTCGGCCCGGCTGTTGAACCGCCCGGGCTGGACGCTGGACCGGATGGTGCGCCGGCTCGCCGACCAGACCCGGCGCCTGGACGAGCTCAGCAGCACGGACCGCAGCGTCGAGGCGACCCTCCGGTCCTCCTACGACGCCATGGAAGCGCCGGTGCGCACCGCGTTCCGGCTCACCGCCCAGCACCCGGGCGGCGCGCTCGACGTCCACTCGGCGGCGGCCCTGCTCGGCCGCGACCTGTCCGCCGCCGACTCGGCGCTGGAGTCGCTGCTGGACGTGCGGTTCCTGCAGCTGCGCAACGACGGCCGGTACGGGTTCCACGACCTGGTGCGGGCGTTCGCGCTCCGGCTGCCCGACGCGGACGGCGAGGCCGGCATCGCCCTGCGCCGGCTGCTCGACCACTACTGCCAGACCACCGACGACGCCTGCGCGCGGGTGTTCCCGTACTGGCGCCGGCTGGACACCACCTTCCGGCCGGAGTCACCGTACCTGCCGCGCTTCCCGGACCACGGCGCCGCCCTGGAATGGCTCGACCGCGAGCACTCCAGCCTGATCGCCGTGGTCCGGCGGGCCGAGCAGGAGCGGCTGGACCTGCACGCCGCGTACCTCGCCCGCAACCTGGCCTACCACCTGAACCTGCGCGGCTACTTCGAGGACTACTACGAGGTCGCCAAGATCGCCGTCGCCTGCGCCCGGCGCCTCGGCGACTCCTCGCTGCTGCTGCTGAGCCTGTCGAACCTGGCCGCGGTGTGCTGGAAGGTCGGCCGGCTCCCGGAGGGGGTCGCGGCCGCCGAGGAGGGGCTTGCCGCCTCCATCGCCATCAACGACGCCCACGCCGAGGCGCGTTGCCGGGGCACCCTCGGGATGCTGCTGACGACCGTGGGCGCCTACGACGCCGCCCTGCCGCACCTGGAGCGGAGCATCGCGCTGGGCACCGAGGCCGGCCTGCAGCGGGAGACCGCCGAGTCGCTGACGGTGCTGAGCATGCTCCACGAGAACTGCGGCGACTTCCGCCGCTCCGTCGAGTCGGCCCAGGCGGCGGTGGACATCAGCCGCCGGCTGCACGCGGTCGAGATCGAGGTCGCGGCTCTGACCGACAAGGCCGTCGCCCATCTGCGCTGCGGTGAACTGGCGCAGGCCCGGGCCTGCGTGGACCAGGCCAGGCCGCTGTCGGACGAGTCGAAGCTCCCCGGCAACGTCGCCCTGCTGCTGGCGGTCTGTGCCGAGGTCGCGGCGCTGAGCGGGGACGAGGCGGGGGCCGTCGAGCCGATCGAGAGCGCGCTGCGGCTGGCCGAGGCGAGCCGGACTCCGGTGCGCCAGGCGGCGGTGGCGAACATCGTGGGCCGGGCGCGGTTCGCCGTGCGGGACTTCGAGGGGGCGCTGAAGGCGCACCGCTACGCCTACCGGCACGCGAGCACGATCGGGTACCGGATCGAGGCGGCCCGCGCCCTGGAGGGCATGGAGGCGGCGGCCGCCGTGCTCGACGGCGCGGACCGGCCCAGCCCGGGGCGCATCCCGGTCTGA
- a CDS encoding phenylacetate--CoA ligase family protein: protein MTATTTPIRSAAEARTADAGPYHPTDLLLAVEHVEQVLARDPGSPAAKALVDAGAAFLFRTEELAEGLDELFGGVSQYPWRPLRDSDDVIVFSPVGTVVLDDPAVPQAPAVGSAPASAEPAVRGLLLAWASGDEVIVRTTRPQWWRTVEDLLRAPGFPLPALRTAEPGEPFPDAVAVEVPPLPAVAGTTPDAAVEARRFRLDCTSGWAQALSRRTYLPGTTLAQARAAAADGLDGRVAARLRYLVERARRTPYYAGLDLPRVTARADLQRLPVLNKSDLEQHSLPTARDLSSGDRPSGEVLRSGATAGTPRYIVYSRADWTNMVREAIPVLYALGLRPGDRVINTLFGGELYGGLVTSQNELSRMPVETYTVGGSASADHILMLVRHFDANVVLGMPALLLPVLRAAKAAFPELRLEKVLYGGSPMMETDKQWLRDELGAKTVASILAANDGAQLGYQCSEMSGTLHHVCDDYNLIEVVDEQGRPLPDGEVGELLVTSLQKLEGPLIRYRIGDIGRIFPYSCGCGLTGRVLEYLGRSDGQIKAHAQTMLYADVVAELAAFEVSQVQVEVASRDGHESIVIRTESARPLDPAVVKAHLESRFSLLGSRQEWETDELLLHFAVECLGEGELPRHPVSGKVRGVIDRRVEA, encoded by the coding sequence GTGACCGCCACGACCACCCCGATCCGCTCGGCGGCCGAGGCGCGGACCGCCGACGCCGGGCCGTACCACCCGACCGATCTGCTGCTGGCCGTCGAACACGTCGAGCAGGTGCTGGCGCGCGACCCCGGCTCGCCCGCGGCCAAAGCGCTCGTCGACGCCGGCGCCGCCTTCCTGTTCCGGACGGAGGAACTGGCCGAAGGGCTGGACGAGCTCTTCGGCGGCGTCAGCCAGTACCCGTGGCGTCCGCTGCGGGACAGCGACGACGTGATCGTCTTCTCGCCGGTCGGCACGGTCGTCCTGGACGACCCGGCCGTTCCGCAGGCCCCGGCCGTCGGCTCCGCGCCGGCCTCCGCCGAGCCGGCCGTGCGCGGTCTGCTGCTGGCCTGGGCCTCCGGCGACGAGGTCATCGTCCGGACCACCCGGCCGCAGTGGTGGCGCACCGTCGAGGACCTGCTGCGCGCCCCGGGCTTCCCGCTGCCCGCCCTGCGCACCGCCGAGCCGGGCGAGCCGTTCCCGGACGCCGTCGCGGTCGAAGTCCCGCCGCTGCCGGCCGTCGCCGGCACGACCCCGGACGCCGCCGTCGAGGCCCGGCGCTTCCGGCTCGACTGCACCTCCGGCTGGGCCCAGGCGCTGTCCCGGCGCACGTACCTCCCGGGCACCACGCTGGCCCAGGCCCGGGCCGCGGCCGCCGACGGGCTGGACGGCCGGGTGGCGGCGCGCCTGCGCTACCTGGTCGAACGCGCCCGGCGCACCCCGTACTACGCGGGGCTCGACCTGCCCCGGGTGACGGCCCGCGCCGACCTCCAGCGGCTGCCGGTCCTGAACAAGTCGGACCTGGAGCAGCACTCGCTGCCGACCGCGCGCGACCTGTCCAGCGGCGACCGCCCCAGCGGCGAGGTCCTGCGCAGCGGCGCCACCGCCGGAACCCCCCGCTACATCGTCTACTCCCGTGCCGACTGGACCAACATGGTCCGCGAGGCGATCCCGGTGCTGTACGCGCTGGGCCTGCGGCCGGGCGACCGGGTGATCAACACCCTGTTCGGCGGGGAGCTCTACGGCGGGCTGGTGACCAGCCAGAACGAGCTCTCCCGGATGCCGGTGGAGACCTACACCGTCGGCGGCAGCGCGAGCGCGGACCACATCCTGATGCTGGTGCGCCACTTCGACGCCAACGTGGTGCTGGGCATGCCCGCGCTGCTGCTGCCGGTGCTGCGGGCCGCCAAGGCCGCCTTCCCGGAGCTGCGGCTGGAGAAGGTGCTGTACGGCGGCAGCCCGATGATGGAGACCGACAAGCAGTGGCTCCGCGACGAGCTGGGCGCCAAGACCGTGGCCAGCATCCTCGCCGCCAACGACGGCGCCCAACTCGGCTACCAGTGCTCCGAGATGAGCGGCACGCTGCACCACGTCTGCGACGACTACAACCTGATCGAGGTGGTCGACGAACAGGGCCGTCCGCTGCCCGACGGCGAGGTCGGCGAACTGCTGGTGACCAGCCTGCAGAAGCTCGAAGGGCCGCTCATCCGCTACCGGATCGGCGACATCGGCCGGATCTTCCCGTACAGCTGCGGCTGCGGCCTCACCGGCCGGGTGCTGGAGTACCTGGGACGCTCCGACGGGCAGATCAAGGCCCACGCCCAGACCATGCTCTACGCGGACGTCGTGGCCGAGCTGGCCGCGTTCGAGGTCTCCCAAGTGCAGGTCGAGGTGGCCTCCCGGGACGGGCACGAGTCCATCGTGATCCGCACCGAGTCCGCCCGTCCGCTGGACCCGGCGGTGGTGAAGGCGCACCTGGAGTCCAGGTTCTCGCTCCTCGGCTCCCGGCAGGAGTGGGAGACCGACGAACTGCTGCTGCACTTCGCCGTGGAATGCCTCGGGGAGGGAGAACTGCCGCGCCACCCGGTCAGCGGCAAGGTCCGCGGCGTGATCGACCGACGGGTGGAGGCGTGA
- a CDS encoding TauD/TfdA dioxygenase family protein, with protein MTAKKPSNPYVGVEFTDVTYEDLQDPALWADLVDSLHAHDVVVVRSIDLTPEQQIELARRLGRPVPFVISKYRHPEYEEIMISSNEQKDGKPVGVARVGNFWHQDSTFVADPAPFTMLHGVNVPSTSGHTKFASAADVYDRLPEEWKARLADRTGNHTVSKRLRIRPEHVGLSAAEFRAQAEFEHPPVQHPVIAKDERSGRSYVYGSREYMDGIEGFDPNENEAFFALLDELITDESHVYTHRWTPHDLVIWKTRTTYHIATEVEPGVGRTVHRVSIESADSDAKPVEERVQ; from the coding sequence ATGACCGCCAAGAAGCCGAGCAACCCGTACGTCGGCGTGGAGTTCACCGACGTCACCTACGAGGACCTGCAGGACCCGGCCCTGTGGGCGGACCTGGTCGACTCGCTGCACGCGCACGACGTGGTCGTGGTCCGCTCCATCGACCTGACGCCCGAGCAGCAGATCGAGCTCGCCCGCCGGCTGGGCCGCCCGGTGCCGTTCGTGATCAGCAAGTACCGGCACCCGGAGTACGAGGAGATCATGATCTCCTCCAACGAGCAGAAGGACGGCAAGCCGGTCGGCGTCGCCCGGGTCGGCAACTTCTGGCACCAGGACTCCACCTTCGTCGCCGATCCCGCGCCGTTCACCATGCTGCACGGCGTCAACGTGCCCTCGACCAGCGGCCACACCAAGTTCGCCAGCGCGGCGGACGTCTACGACCGCCTCCCCGAGGAGTGGAAGGCCCGGCTGGCCGACCGGACCGGCAACCACACCGTGAGCAAGCGGCTGCGCATCCGTCCGGAGCACGTGGGCCTGTCCGCGGCCGAGTTCCGGGCCCAGGCCGAGTTCGAGCACCCGCCGGTCCAGCACCCCGTCATCGCCAAGGACGAGCGCTCCGGCCGCTCCTACGTCTACGGCAGCCGGGAGTACATGGACGGCATCGAGGGCTTCGACCCCAACGAGAACGAGGCCTTCTTCGCGCTGCTGGACGAGCTGATCACGGACGAGAGCCACGTCTACACCCACCGCTGGACGCCGCACGACCTGGTCATCTGGAAGACCCGCACGACCTACCACATCGCGACCGAGGTCGAGCCCGGCGTCGGGCGCACCGTGCACCGCGTCAGCATCGAGTCGGCGGACAGCGACGCGAAGCCGGTCGAAGAGCGGGTGCAGTGA
- the hemA gene encoding 5-aminolevulinate synthase, with translation MTAEILETPTDASILDPLRLRLDELKANRLYRDFLPVAHQAARPGHTWHDDRLVQVWCSNDYLGLSQHPDAIAAQQASVAQHGTGTGGSRNIAGTSVAHVELERRIAEWHDKERALVFSSGYVANFESLSTLIAATPGMVVFSDALNHRSLIEGIIRSGAPKQVFAHNDVADLRARLEATPAHLPKLIVFESVYSMDGDTSPLSEILDLAEEFHALTWLDETHSIGVRGATGAGLSEELGDHRATFVQGVFGKSLGTVGGYVAGPDVALDYVRSQAPGFIFTTALPQASMDATLCTLDIVQKGIELRAELDAKVALLKAELRVRGIEFLDADSHLVPVMVRGAERARQVASMLLEQHDIYVQPINYPSVAKGSERYRVTVAPFRTPEQIARFAESLHHCLQAFDPSTPFTEESR, from the coding sequence ATGACTGCCGAGATCCTGGAAACACCGACAGACGCGTCGATCCTGGACCCACTGCGGCTCCGGCTCGACGAACTCAAGGCCAACCGGCTCTACCGGGACTTCCTCCCGGTCGCCCATCAAGCGGCCCGACCCGGCCACACCTGGCACGACGACCGCCTCGTGCAGGTCTGGTGCAGCAACGACTACCTGGGCCTGAGCCAGCACCCGGACGCCATCGCCGCGCAGCAGGCCTCGGTCGCGCAGCACGGCACCGGCACCGGCGGCTCGCGCAACATCGCCGGCACCAGCGTGGCGCACGTCGAGCTGGAGCGCCGGATCGCCGAGTGGCACGACAAGGAGCGTGCGCTGGTCTTCTCCAGCGGCTACGTCGCCAACTTCGAGTCGCTCAGCACCCTGATCGCCGCCACGCCCGGCATGGTGGTGTTCTCGGACGCGCTCAACCACCGGTCGCTGATCGAGGGCATCATCCGCTCCGGCGCGCCCAAGCAGGTGTTCGCGCACAACGACGTGGCCGACCTGCGCGCCCGGCTGGAGGCGACCCCCGCCCACCTGCCGAAGCTCATCGTGTTCGAGTCCGTGTACTCGATGGACGGCGACACCTCGCCGCTGTCGGAGATCCTCGACCTCGCCGAGGAGTTCCACGCGCTGACCTGGCTGGACGAGACCCACTCGATCGGGGTGCGCGGTGCCACCGGCGCCGGCCTCAGCGAGGAGCTCGGCGACCACCGCGCCACCTTCGTGCAGGGGGTCTTCGGCAAGTCCCTCGGCACGGTGGGCGGTTACGTGGCCGGCCCGGACGTCGCCCTGGACTACGTGCGGTCGCAGGCGCCCGGGTTCATCTTCACCACGGCGCTGCCCCAGGCCTCCATGGACGCCACCCTCTGCACGCTGGACATCGTCCAGAAGGGGATCGAGCTCCGGGCCGAGCTGGACGCCAAGGTCGCCCTGCTGAAGGCCGAACTGCGCGTGCGCGGCATCGAGTTCCTCGACGCCGACAGCCACCTCGTGCCGGTGATGGTGCGCGGAGCCGAGCGCGCCCGCCAGGTGGCCTCGATGCTGCTGGAGCAGCACGACATCTACGTCCAACCGATCAACTACCCCTCGGTCGCCAAGGGCAGCGAGCGCTACCGCGTGACGGTCGCCCCGTTCCGGACCCCGGAGCAGATCGCCCGCTTCGCCGAATCGCTGCACCACTGCCTGCAGGCCTTCGACCCCTCGACCCCTTTCACGGAGGAATCGCGATGA